A section of the Argopecten irradians isolate NY unplaced genomic scaffold, Ai_NY scaffold_0154, whole genome shotgun sequence genome encodes:
- the LOC138311915 gene encoding uncharacterized protein, with protein sequence MAEMTTTDVVYYAQKLQSLLLAHDKATKQVNFLDDQLIRLDRQLFFSTLDDAHSLGLHLLTRKSIIQGVRKMFDQYRSTKHRQVQELSALILTSLGAEEPDLEMPATSARSTETDELAMMSTANYSVLWREM encoded by the exons ATGGCTGAGATGACCACTACTGATGTTGTGTACTACGCCCAGAAGCTCCAGAGTCTTCTGTTAGCCCACGACAAAGCTACCAAGCAGGTCAACTTCCTAG ATGACCAGTTGATTCGTCTTGACCGCCAACTTTTCTTCTCCACACTGGACGATGCCCACAGCCTTGGCCTTCACCTTTTGACCCGTAAGTCCATCATCCAGGGTGTCCGGAAAATGTTTGACCAGTACAGATCCACCAAGCATCGTCAGGTACAGGAGTTGTCCGCCCTTATCCTCACTTCCCTTGGAGCCGAAGAACCAGACTTGGAGATGCCAGCCACGTCCGCGAGGAGCACGGAAACTGATGAGCTAGCCATGATGTCTACGGCAAACTACAGCGTCCTCTGGAGGGAGATGTGA